Within the Luteimonas sp. JM171 genome, the region CCTATGAGCGCGTGGACGGCGCCGCATACGTGCGCGACGAACCCGCGCTGCGCGATGGCGTGGTGCAGGTGGTCCGTTTCCCCGGGGATGCCCGGCTGCGGCCCAACCTCTACGTGGCCGGGCTCGCCCGGGCGGTGCGCGAGCGCGGCGGCACCATCGTGGAGGAGTGCGAGGTCACCGCCATCGAGGCCGGGGACGGGGGTGTCGTCGCCAGCGGTCCGGACGGTCAGTTCCGGGGCCGCGACCTGATCGTCGCCACCGGCGCATGGTCGGGCCGGCTTGCCCGCAGGCTGCGCCTGCGCATCCCGGTGCAGCCGGGCAAGGGCTATTCGATCACCTATTCGCGGCCTTCGCTGGTGCCCAGGCGGCCGCTGGTGCTGCACGAGCGCAGTGTGTGCGTGAGCTCGTGGGACAGCGGCTACCGCCTCGGCAGCACCATGGAGTTCTCCGGCTATGACTCCACGCTCAACCGGCGCCGCCTGGACGCGCTGGAGCGCGGCGCCGCCGAGTACCTGCACGAGCCGGTCGGCCCGGTGAAGGAAGAGGAGTGGTACGGCTGGCGCCCGCTGAGCGTCGATGACCTGCCGCTGCTCGGGCGTGCGCCAGGCCATCGTCACCTCTGGCTCGCAACCGGCCACGGTATGCTCGGCGTCAGCATGAGCACCGCGACCGGTCGGCTGATGTCGGAACTGGTCTGCGGGCTCGATCCCCACCTCGACCCGGCGCCGTTCGACCCGGCGCGCTTTGCATGAATGAATGACCCCGGCGGATTCGACTACGACCTGATCATCCTGGGCGGCGGCTCCGGCGGCCTGGCCGGCGCCTTCCGCGCTGCCGAGCACGGCGCCCGCGTTGCCCTGCTGGAGCCGGGCGAACTCGGCGGCACCTGCGTCAACGCCGGCTGCGTGCCCAAGAAGGCGATGTGGCTGGCGGCGGACCTTGCGGCAAGGATCGACATCGCCGCCCGCCTGGGCTTCGACGTCCCGGAATCGACCACGCTGGACTGGCGGGAATTCATCGTCGACCGCCAGCGCTACATCTCCAACATCCACGAGAGCTACCGCAAGCGCCTGGACGAAGCCGGCGTGACCCTCGTGCCGCAGCGCGGGGTGCTGCTCGACGCGCACACCGTCCGGGCCGGTGGAACGCGCCTGCGTGCCCCGCACATCCTGCTTGCCACCGGCTCGCACCCCGTGCGCCCCGATGTGCCGGGGGCGGAGCTGGGAGGTGTATCCGACGACTTCTTCAACTGGTGCGAAGCGCCGGCCCGCGTCGCGCTGCTGGGCGGCGGCTACATCAGCGCCGAGCTTGCCGGCGTGCTTCAGGTCCTGGGCACCCGCGCCGAGATCTTCGCCCGGAGTGGGCGCCTGCTGCAGCAGATGGACTCGGACGTGGTCAACCAGCTGCAGGACAATTACCGCCACTTGGGCGTCGGCCTGCACCTTGAATACAACGTGCGCGAAGTCCAGCGCGACGGCGATGGACTGGTGCTTGTCGATTCGGCGGGGGAGAAGACCGGCCCGTTCGACCAGCTCGTCTTCGCGATCGGCCGCCGTGCCAACACCGCGGGTATCGGGCTGGAAGAAGCCGGCGTCCAGCTTGCCGATGACGGTGCCATCCGCGTGGATGGCTACCAGAACACCACCGCCGAGGGTGTCTACGCCGTTGGCGACGTCACCGGGCAGCTCACCCTCACGCCCGTGGCCATCGCCGCCGCCCGCCGGCTCATGGACCGCGTGTTCGGGGGCAAGGCCGGCTCCAGGCTTGATTACGACAATGTGCCCTTTGTCGTTTTCTCCCATCCGCCGCTGGGCGGCATCGGTCTCACCGAAGAACAGGCCCGCAAGCAGCACGGCGACGCGGTGAAGGTCTACCGGAGCACGTTCCGGCCCATGCTCCACGCCCTTGCCGACACTCCCCTGCGCAGCCTTTTCAAACTCGTCTGCGTTGGCCCTGACCAGCGCGTGGTTGGGATCCACGCCTTTGGCGAGGCCGCCGACGAGATCCTCCAGGGCTTC harbors:
- the gorA gene encoding glutathione-disulfide reductase; the encoded protein is MNDPGGFDYDLIILGGGSGGLAGAFRAAEHGARVALLEPGELGGTCVNAGCVPKKAMWLAADLAARIDIAARLGFDVPESTTLDWREFIVDRQRYISNIHESYRKRLDEAGVTLVPQRGVLLDAHTVRAGGTRLRAPHILLATGSHPVRPDVPGAELGGVSDDFFNWCEAPARVALLGGGYISAELAGVLQVLGTRAEIFARSGRLLQQMDSDVVNQLQDNYRHLGVGLHLEYNVREVQRDGDGLVLVDSAGEKTGPFDQLVFAIGRRANTAGIGLEEAGVQLADDGAIRVDGYQNTTAEGVYAVGDVTGQLTLTPVAIAAARRLMDRVFGGKAGSRLDYDNVPFVVFSHPPLGGIGLTEEQARKQHGDAVKVYRSTFRPMLHALADTPLRSLFKLVCVGPDQRVVGIHAFGEAADEILQGFAVALKRGITLDDLHDTVAIHPTSAEEFVLMR
- a CDS encoding FAD-dependent oxidoreductase, which gives rise to MDRSDVVIIGGGVIGLACALALIEQGRSVRVVDAGRVGGGSSHGNCGTITPSHAAPLAAPGSVAKALRWMLTPDAPFYLKPRFDPALWGWMLRFARHSTRSHWRRAAEIRLQILQAARDALPEWVERYGLDCEYDPAGVDYVFRTEKDLQDFGDELALLDDIGVAYERVDGAAYVRDEPALRDGVVQVVRFPGDARLRPNLYVAGLARAVRERGGTIVEECEVTAIEAGDGGVVASGPDGQFRGRDLIVATGAWSGRLARRLRLRIPVQPGKGYSITYSRPSLVPRRPLVLHERSVCVSSWDSGYRLGSTMEFSGYDSTLNRRRLDALERGAAEYLHEPVGPVKEEEWYGWRPLSVDDLPLLGRAPGHRHLWLATGHGMLGVSMSTATGRLMSELVCGLDPHLDPAPFDPARFA